From Flavobacterium sp. 102, a single genomic window includes:
- the mltG gene encoding endolytic transglycosylase MltG, which yields MNKSKIFKILAAVGLIVVLVVYIKFFTSNTNFDKAEIYVEIPTDSKYEDVLRIISPYVKNRSNFEFIAGLRSYPENVKAGRFLLKKGMSAFQLVATMRRNVPVKLAFNNQERLENLCERISAQIEPDTTKLLATFRDPAFLEKNGFTKENVFSMFLPNTYEFYWNISAEKFRDKMLDEYNKFWTKERIAKAAELNLTPVQAITLASIVHKETVKKSERPTVAGVYLNRLRDGMKLQADPTVIYALKLRDNDFDQIIKRVLYKDLFIASPYNTYQNLGLPPGPIAMPDVDAIDAVLNPEKHDYLYFCASVEKFGYHEFAATMEQHNVNAKKYADWLNAQGTKR from the coding sequence TTGAACAAAAGTAAAATCTTTAAAATTTTAGCTGCTGTTGGTTTAATAGTAGTATTGGTTGTTTATATAAAATTCTTCACTTCGAATACCAATTTTGACAAAGCGGAAATCTATGTTGAAATTCCAACGGATTCCAAATATGAAGACGTGCTAAGAATCATTTCACCTTATGTAAAAAATAGGAGCAATTTTGAATTTATAGCTGGTCTTCGTTCGTATCCTGAGAATGTAAAAGCCGGTAGGTTTTTATTAAAGAAAGGAATGAGCGCGTTTCAATTGGTTGCCACGATGCGAAGAAATGTTCCGGTTAAATTGGCTTTTAATAACCAAGAAAGATTAGAGAATCTTTGTGAACGTATCAGTGCTCAAATCGAACCTGATACAACAAAATTGCTAGCGACTTTCCGTGATCCGGCATTTTTGGAGAAAAATGGGTTCACCAAAGAGAATGTGTTTTCGATGTTTTTGCCTAATACGTATGAGTTTTATTGGAACATATCGGCAGAGAAATTCCGCGATAAAATGTTGGACGAATACAATAAGTTTTGGACCAAAGAGAGAATTGCCAAAGCGGCTGAGTTAAATTTAACGCCTGTGCAAGCCATTACTTTGGCTTCAATCGTTCACAAAGAAACCGTTAAGAAAAGTGAAAGACCAACAGTTGCCGGTGTTTATTTAAATCGTTTGAGAGACGGCATGAAATTGCAAGCTGATCCAACAGTCATTTATGCTTTGAAGTTAAGAGATAATGATTTTGACCAAATAATCAAAAGGGTTTTGTACAAAGATTTGTTTATAGCTTCACCATACAATACGTATCAAAATTTAGGTTTGCCACCGGGACCAATCGCAATGCCTGATGTAGATGCGATTGATGCCGTTTTGAATCCTGAAAAACACGACTATCTTTATTTCTGTGCGAGTGTGGAAAAATTTGGCTATCACGAATTTGCTGCTACGATGGAACAGCATAATGTCAACGCCAAAAAATATGCAGATTGGCTAAATGCTCAAGGAACCAAACGTTAA
- a CDS encoding DUF2279 domain-containing protein, translating into MKKQHYIILFLCCSSFLWAQNGIEHFLKPSDTLNQKRLKTLVISEAAIGATALIGLNQLWYADYPRSDFHFINDNAEWLQMDKAGHVFSAYHLGSFGANALKWAGSSRRSQLIYGSTLGLAFLTTVEVFDGYSANWGASLGDMAANVSGTALFVSQELLWKEQRIVPKFSFHTTPYASARPNVLGNSLQEQILKDYNGQTYWLSANIHSFIKTSKIPKWLNIAIGYGAEGMITGKDELVNTVFLPESKRYRQFYLSLDVDLTKIETKSHFVKTILTIFNTIKIPAPTFEIKGRGGSELHLIYF; encoded by the coding sequence TTGAAAAAGCAGCATTATATAATTCTGTTTTTATGCTGCTCGAGTTTTCTTTGGGCACAAAATGGGATAGAGCATTTTTTAAAACCTTCGGATACTTTAAATCAGAAACGACTTAAAACCCTTGTCATCTCTGAAGCTGCTATTGGTGCTACTGCTTTAATTGGTTTGAACCAACTTTGGTATGCCGATTATCCGCGTTCTGATTTTCATTTTATCAATGACAATGCCGAATGGCTACAGATGGACAAGGCCGGACATGTTTTTTCCGCTTATCATTTAGGAAGTTTTGGGGCCAATGCCTTGAAATGGGCTGGTTCGAGTAGAAGAAGTCAATTGATTTATGGTTCTACACTTGGTTTGGCTTTCCTGACAACGGTTGAGGTTTTTGATGGCTATTCAGCCAATTGGGGTGCATCATTAGGTGATATGGCCGCCAATGTTTCAGGAACGGCTTTATTTGTTTCTCAAGAATTGCTTTGGAAAGAACAACGAATTGTTCCCAAGTTTTCTTTTCATACTACGCCATATGCTTCTGCTAGACCTAATGTTTTAGGCAATTCATTACAAGAGCAAATTCTAAAGGATTACAACGGCCAAACCTATTGGCTTTCGGCTAATATTCATTCATTTATCAAGACTTCCAAAATTCCGAAATGGCTAAATATTGCCATCGGTTATGGAGCTGAAGGAATGATTACCGGAAAAGACGAATTGGTCAATACTGTTTTTCTTCCGGAAAGTAAAAGATACCGTCAATTTTACCTCAGTCTCGACGTTGATTTGACGAAAATTGAAACAAAATCGCATTTTGTTAAGACAATTTTAACAATTTTCAATACCATTAAAATTCCGGCTCCAACGTTTGAAATCAAGGGGCGCGGCGGTTCTGAGTTGCACTTAATCTACTTTTAA
- a CDS encoding peptidoglycan-binding protein LysM: MIKKGIFYTSILLVVAFISSGFKPYNSQINFGFRVDENEKLRYVFPSENTIDYFSLDIPFKGKYFIGYKEAIAHKESQGKYKKVNTLGYLGKYQFGVETLKSIGIHDSVGFLNNPKLQERAFIALLSKNKYELKKYIKDFEGEVIDGVKITESGILAAAHLGGAGSVKRFLNSRGAKKCKDEYGTSVKTYLKDFGGFETHGIKAIKNPKVE; this comes from the coding sequence ATGATAAAAAAAGGAATTTTTTACACATCAATCCTACTAGTAGTAGCTTTCATAAGCTCAGGTTTCAAACCATACAATTCCCAAATCAACTTCGGTTTTCGTGTTGATGAAAATGAAAAACTTCGGTACGTTTTTCCTTCAGAAAACACCATAGACTACTTCAGTCTGGATATCCCATTTAAGGGCAAGTATTTTATTGGCTACAAAGAAGCCATTGCGCACAAAGAATCACAAGGTAAATACAAAAAAGTAAATACTCTAGGGTATTTAGGGAAGTATCAATTTGGGGTTGAAACCCTAAAGTCAATTGGTATTCATGATAGTGTTGGGTTTTTAAACAATCCTAAACTTCAGGAAAGAGCATTTATAGCTTTACTTTCAAAAAATAAATACGAGTTAAAAAAATACATTAAGGATTTTGAAGGAGAAGTAATTGACGGTGTTAAGATTACCGAATCAGGTATTTTAGCAGCAGCGCATTTAGGCGGTGCAGGTTCAGTAAAACGTTTTCTGAATTCAAGAGGAGCCAAAAAATGTAAAGATGAATACGGTACTTCGGTAAAGACTTATCTTAAAGATTTTGGAGGATTCGAAACGCATGGTATCAAAGCTATTAAAAACCCTAAAGTAGAATAA